One window of the Parasphingopyxis algicola genome contains the following:
- a CDS encoding MBL fold metallo-hydrolase: MSETTTKRPPWPRRIVLAVFVVFLVAAGVIGVLVWTADDRLDGVFIDFAQARLEPQHRTLFSDDDTLRVFVCGSSSPFATPDRAKTCIGVIANGEILLFDTGAGSWRNIENWQLQTDRVAHVFFTHFHSDHIADLDEVNVQSWIWGRRTAIRVHGPSGVERVVAGYNEALALDYGYRNDYGEERYFPHAAATMIANPIESIPGRAVPVYENGNLRILAFPVDHAPVEPAFGYVIEYGDRRVVISGDTRRADLTERLARDADILFHEAQSRRLSHIMATAAERSNDARMQFVMTKAGDYHTAAEDFAELARETNATRVIMYHLAPPPDALPLQRVFLRNMPDNVSLAFDGQLFELPLQGREIREGRIEAP, from the coding sequence ATGAGCGAGACCACGACCAAACGGCCGCCCTGGCCGCGGCGGATTGTGCTCGCGGTATTTGTCGTGTTTCTGGTTGCGGCTGGAGTGATCGGGGTGCTGGTATGGACCGCCGACGACCGGCTGGACGGGGTGTTCATCGATTTCGCCCAGGCACGGCTTGAACCGCAACATCGGACGCTTTTTTCCGATGATGATACGTTACGGGTTTTCGTTTGCGGCTCGTCCTCGCCCTTTGCCACGCCCGACCGCGCAAAAACCTGTATCGGGGTGATTGCAAATGGCGAGATTCTGTTGTTCGACACAGGTGCCGGCTCATGGCGGAATATTGAGAATTGGCAGCTTCAGACGGATCGCGTGGCGCATGTCTTTTTCACGCACTTCCATTCCGATCACATCGCCGATCTTGACGAGGTGAATGTACAATCCTGGATATGGGGCCGGCGAACGGCCATCCGCGTTCATGGCCCGTCCGGTGTCGAGCGGGTCGTGGCAGGCTATAACGAGGCGCTCGCGCTCGATTATGGCTATCGCAACGACTATGGCGAGGAACGATATTTCCCCCACGCCGCGGCGACGATGATTGCGAATCCGATCGAATCGATTCCTGGGCGCGCCGTTCCCGTATACGAAAATGGCAACTTGCGGATACTCGCATTCCCGGTTGATCATGCTCCGGTCGAACCCGCATTCGGTTATGTCATCGAATATGGCGACCGAAGGGTTGTGATATCGGGCGATACCCGGCGCGCCGACCTGACCGAACGCCTGGCGCGCGACGCGGACATACTGTTTCACGAAGCTCAATCGCGGCGGCTTTCGCACATCATGGCAACCGCCGCCGAACGCTCAAACGATGCGCGGATGCAGTTCGTCATGACCAAGGCTGGCGACTACCATACAGCAGCTGAAGATTTCGCAGAGCTGGCGCGCGAGACCAACGCGACGCGCGTGATCATGTATCACCTCGCGCCGCCGCCCGACGCCTTGCCGCTCCAGCGCGTGTTTCTCAGAAACATGCCGGACAATGTCAGTCTGGCCTTTGACGGCCAGTTGTTCGAGCTGCCGTTGCAGGGCCGCGAAATCCGCGAAGGGCGGATCGAAGCGCCGTGA
- a CDS encoding TetR/AcrR family transcriptional regulator: protein MTRISPPRVGRPPSREKYEAILDTAKRLLITKGFSDTSIEGIAESAEVSKVTVYKWFGNKNAVYEAVVRREADAMLDQIRTYRETAEEHDLAEALEHFGMTLLGYLTREDSIKFDNMIATECVRSPELTRHFFLAGPKPMHDELKAILSSNAARTQLAIADIDQAAGDLIGLWRGFDEIEERFGWKSPPNSAQVEARVSRGVKIFLKIYQSGVG, encoded by the coding sequence ATGACCAGAATATCGCCACCACGAGTCGGCCGACCACCAAGTCGGGAAAAATATGAGGCGATACTCGACACCGCAAAACGGCTCTTGATCACCAAGGGGTTCTCGGACACGTCGATCGAGGGCATCGCTGAAAGCGCGGAGGTCTCGAAAGTCACCGTCTACAAGTGGTTCGGCAACAAGAACGCGGTCTATGAGGCCGTCGTCCGCCGCGAAGCCGACGCCATGCTCGATCAGATCCGGACTTACCGAGAGACTGCAGAGGAGCACGATCTGGCAGAAGCGCTGGAACATTTTGGCATGACATTGCTCGGCTACCTAACGCGGGAAGATTCGATCAAATTCGACAATATGATTGCCACGGAATGCGTGCGATCGCCGGAGCTCACCAGACATTTCTTCCTGGCTGGCCCGAAACCAATGCATGATGAACTCAAAGCGATATTATCGAGCAACGCTGCCCGGACTCAATTGGCGATTGCCGATATCGACCAGGCTGCCGGAGACCTGATCGGTCTCTGGAGAGGATTCGATGAGATCGAAGAACGGTTCGGCTGGAAGTCTCCGCCCAATTCGGCTCAAGTCGAAGCTCGGGTAAGCAGGGGTGTTAAAATCTTCCTGAAAATCTATCAGTCCGGCGTTGGTTAG
- a CDS encoding AraC family transcriptional regulator translates to MLEGIKSRVDQIFRDRAEDGDFFELSEDVFCFRERQTSELRNTMYEPALCLIVQGAKQTIIDGGKLALSAGDTVLISHHVPVQAQITEASESCPYTALIVRLNMSIIRSLVAEIEEITGGLEDVQSVSSEKAELALLEAIDRLLGVLENSLESQLLGQAALKEVHLRVLQASHGGMLRALGSPKSPANRIARAIAFIRDNYKKPCQVRDVAAEAGMSETAFHQRFREVTGTTPNRYLKLLRLQEAHSLLSIERASVTHAALEVGYKSVNHFSRDYAKNFGMPPKEARAAAS, encoded by the coding sequence ATGCTCGAAGGTATCAAAAGCCGGGTCGATCAAATCTTTCGTGATCGAGCGGAAGACGGTGACTTCTTTGAGCTTTCGGAAGACGTGTTCTGCTTTCGCGAGCGCCAAACATCAGAACTGCGCAACACAATGTATGAGCCTGCGCTTTGTCTTATTGTTCAAGGCGCCAAACAGACTATCATTGACGGAGGAAAACTCGCCCTATCTGCAGGCGACACGGTGCTCATAAGCCATCATGTTCCCGTCCAGGCTCAGATCACCGAAGCGAGCGAGTCCTGCCCTTACACGGCCCTCATCGTGAGGCTAAATATGTCGATCATTCGCAGCCTGGTTGCGGAGATCGAGGAAATTACTGGTGGACTTGAGGATGTGCAGTCCGTCTCTTCGGAAAAGGCTGAATTAGCGCTTCTTGAAGCGATTGATCGATTGCTTGGTGTTTTAGAAAATTCGCTGGAGTCCCAGTTGCTGGGTCAAGCCGCATTAAAAGAAGTTCACCTTCGAGTGCTTCAGGCGTCGCATGGCGGAATGCTTCGAGCTTTGGGTTCGCCGAAAAGTCCGGCTAACAGAATTGCGCGGGCTATCGCCTTCATCAGAGACAATTACAAAAAGCCATGCCAGGTCAGAGACGTCGCCGCCGAAGCCGGCATGAGTGAAACGGCGTTCCACCAGCGATTCCGTGAAGTCACCGGTACGACGCCGAACAGATATCTGAAGCTCTTACGGCTTCAAGAGGCTCACAGCTTGCTCTCTATCGAGCGCGCATCAGTCACGCACGCAGCTCTTGAGGTTGGATACAAGAGCGTCAATCATTTCAGCCGTGACTATGCGAAGAATTTTGGAATGCCGCCGAAAGAGGCAAGAGCTGCTGCGAGCTAG
- a CDS encoding SDR family NAD(P)-dependent oxidoreductase — protein MTNSNQNLASTAQDGGPENPDRRSLLAAAAVGAAAAAGPAVLGATSASAQSSDSAGDRRELSGKVAFITGGARGIGLASAEELAKAGADIVLFDIATPNVPHVQYPLSSEADLQSAKTSVEALGARCLGIKGDVRDRAALDSAMQQAVDNFGSLDIVVVNAGVSQAGAIRDFSADEVSTVYEINVAGAIKTTQAAARIMVPQNSGRMIFISSALGRMGNELFPVYASTKWAMIGFAKSAAVTYGKSNILCNVVAPGLVDTPLANNSVILGKMMPDAANPSFDAMVEGAVAGSTLNVAHLEPIDVAKAVLFFAGDSTSKVAGEVFDVSYGSLSRTIA, from the coding sequence ATGACGAATTCGAACCAAAATCTCGCAAGCACAGCCCAAGACGGCGGTCCAGAGAATCCGGACCGCCGGAGCCTTCTAGCTGCCGCCGCAGTGGGCGCGGCCGCAGCAGCTGGTCCTGCAGTTCTTGGTGCTACCAGCGCTTCCGCTCAATCATCGGACAGCGCTGGCGACCGGCGCGAACTGTCGGGGAAAGTGGCCTTTATCACAGGTGGCGCTCGCGGCATTGGCCTTGCATCAGCCGAGGAGCTGGCCAAGGCCGGAGCGGATATCGTCCTCTTCGATATCGCAACACCCAATGTGCCCCATGTTCAATACCCGCTGTCGTCCGAAGCGGACCTGCAGTCTGCCAAGACGAGCGTGGAAGCGCTTGGCGCTCGATGCCTCGGCATCAAAGGAGACGTTCGCGATCGGGCAGCTTTGGACAGCGCGATGCAGCAGGCCGTCGATAACTTCGGGAGTTTGGATATCGTGGTCGTCAATGCTGGTGTCTCTCAGGCCGGAGCGATCCGCGATTTCTCCGCTGACGAGGTAAGCACGGTCTACGAGATCAACGTCGCTGGTGCGATCAAGACCACTCAGGCTGCCGCTCGCATCATGGTGCCTCAAAACTCGGGCCGCATGATCTTCATTTCATCCGCGCTCGGTCGAATGGGTAATGAACTCTTTCCTGTTTACGCTTCGACCAAATGGGCGATGATCGGCTTCGCGAAGTCCGCTGCCGTAACGTATGGCAAATCCAACATCCTCTGCAATGTGGTCGCCCCGGGCCTTGTCGACACCCCCCTTGCAAACAATTCCGTGATCCTTGGCAAGATGATGCCCGATGCAGCCAATCCGAGTTTTGATGCGATGGTGGAAGGTGCCGTGGCTGGAAGCACGCTGAATGTCGCGCATCTCGAGCCCATCGATGTTGCCAAGGCCGTTCTGTTCTTTGCCGGTGACAGCACTTCGAAAGTTGCTGGTGAGGTCTTCGATGTCAGCTACGGGTCGCTTTCTCGGACGATCGCGTAG
- a CDS encoding DUF1330 domain-containing protein: protein MFQRGGPSDGFFISTWSVKDKDKFDDYVAKAEASLIPHGGERLLWGKMESVLAGEIDYDECVVVQFPDMQSLNAWHESQAYQSIIPIRRDAVNVTVVAYSTK from the coding sequence ATCTTTCAAAGAGGAGGCCCAAGTGACGGCTTTTTCATTTCCACATGGTCCGTGAAGGACAAAGACAAGTTCGACGATTATGTCGCAAAGGCCGAAGCTAGTCTCATCCCGCACGGCGGGGAGCGCCTGCTTTGGGGCAAGATGGAGAGCGTGCTCGCTGGCGAGATCGACTACGACGAGTGCGTTGTTGTCCAGTTCCCGGACATGCAATCGCTGAATGCCTGGCACGAGTCGCAAGCATATCAGAGCATCATACCCATACGACGCGATGCGGTTAACGTGACCGTAGTCGCATATTCTACGAAGTAG
- a CDS encoding SDR family NAD(P)-dependent oxidoreductase, with protein sequence MSSIARQELDLTSQHAVYEAIDPQGALKAAAAGKVLFITGASRGIGRATAAAFAAAGAKAIYATARSDQGLNETREAVEEANPNTEFAYLSIDVTDPMQVSDAVNECVEKFGGIDVADANAGALGPWKKLAISDPESWWTTFEVNVRGAYHVARHCLPYLIESAARSSGEGSRGGHLLLVSSVGAQLLVDGASDYQTSKHAINRLCEFVQSDHGAEGVKCFAMHPGGVATEIGKSMPDYMHEYLTDPPELAAAFAVWLSSGQADWAAGRYLSANWDVEELLSMKDVILKDDLLVNRLRARL encoded by the coding sequence ATGTCGTCGATCGCAAGACAGGAACTGGACCTGACCTCGCAACACGCAGTGTACGAAGCGATCGATCCGCAGGGCGCGCTCAAGGCGGCAGCGGCGGGCAAAGTACTCTTCATTACGGGTGCGTCGCGTGGGATCGGACGCGCGACTGCTGCTGCTTTTGCAGCTGCCGGTGCGAAGGCGATCTATGCGACGGCTCGATCCGATCAAGGTCTGAATGAAACGCGCGAGGCGGTTGAGGAAGCCAACCCGAACACTGAGTTCGCGTATTTGAGCATTGACGTGACCGATCCGATGCAGGTTTCCGATGCGGTCAACGAGTGCGTCGAGAAGTTCGGAGGCATTGACGTCGCTGATGCCAATGCTGGTGCTTTGGGTCCATGGAAGAAGCTCGCGATTTCTGATCCCGAAAGCTGGTGGACCACATTCGAAGTGAATGTCAGGGGCGCTTATCACGTCGCTCGCCACTGCCTGCCTTACCTGATAGAATCAGCCGCTAGGTCCAGTGGTGAAGGGTCGCGAGGCGGACACCTTCTCCTGGTATCGTCGGTTGGCGCGCAGTTGCTGGTGGACGGCGCATCAGATTATCAGACCTCAAAACATGCAATCAATCGGCTCTGTGAGTTCGTTCAAAGTGACCACGGTGCGGAGGGTGTTAAGTGCTTCGCTATGCACCCGGGCGGCGTAGCCACTGAAATCGGCAAGAGTATGCCTGATTACATGCATGAATATCTGACTGACCCACCCGAACTCGCAGCGGCTTTCGCGGTCTGGCTTTCTTCTGGTCAGGCTGACTGGGCTGCCGGTCGATATCTGAGTGCCAACTGGGATGTCGAAGAATTGCTGTCGATGAAAGACGTGATCCTGAAGGATGACCTTCTCGTAAATCGCCTTCGCGCTCGTCTGTAA
- a CDS encoding adenylate/guanylate cyclase domain-containing protein: protein MTHYDRLFRSAEIEAEALIGIARMLVAAILGLAAAFLIQRDGLPDDPRVLREVYLSISVLVAYFGLGLLSLAIVKLGLYRTWLAWLLAGAEVVLIALNIYFDLVMTGASSLAALASPAGYLLAVFLVLQTLRYRLVFQISMSAILIAAVVALLLFDPGSRTVPDPKTMRYLAANYAGIPNFIRVIMLLLVVGIAALSVWRGRRLLADIAEEAEIRANQKRFLPDELSNHMTDTDIEQMRAGRLAELVIMFVDIRGFTALSETMTPRELSAFLSEYRARVNKVAAAHGGVVDKFIGDGALIVFGLNTDLASASIEAIRSGREALAELEAWNSLREARQLEPVRVVVAIHAGGVMVGAIGDDNRLEFSVIGPPVNEASRIESIAKEHDAAIVVSKTALDSAINQIDAAEWRSLGEITLRGSSSPTSLFALR from the coding sequence ATGACGCACTATGATCGCCTCTTCCGTTCCGCCGAAATCGAAGCAGAGGCGCTGATCGGCATCGCCCGTATGCTGGTAGCCGCCATATTGGGACTCGCAGCGGCTTTCCTGATCCAGCGCGACGGATTGCCCGACGATCCGCGTGTGTTGCGCGAAGTCTATCTCTCGATATCCGTGCTGGTCGCATATTTCGGCCTCGGTCTTTTGTCGCTCGCCATCGTCAAGCTCGGTCTCTACCGAACGTGGCTGGCCTGGCTGCTCGCCGGGGCGGAGGTCGTGCTGATCGCGCTCAACATATATTTCGACCTTGTGATGACAGGGGCAAGTTCGCTGGCCGCACTCGCCTCGCCCGCAGGATATCTGCTGGCCGTGTTCCTCGTCCTGCAAACATTGCGTTACCGGCTCGTTTTCCAGATTTCAATGTCCGCCATCCTTATAGCCGCAGTTGTCGCGCTGCTGCTTTTCGATCCGGGGTCGCGAACCGTGCCCGACCCCAAAACGATGCGATATCTGGCGGCCAACTATGCCGGTATTCCGAATTTCATCCGGGTGATCATGTTGCTGCTGGTCGTGGGTATAGCCGCCCTCTCCGTGTGGCGCGGCCGCAGGCTGTTGGCCGACATTGCCGAAGAGGCGGAAATCCGCGCCAACCAGAAACGCTTCCTGCCCGACGAACTATCGAATCATATGACCGATACGGACATCGAGCAGATGCGGGCCGGGCGGCTTGCCGAGCTTGTCATCATGTTCGTCGACATTCGCGGCTTCACGGCGCTCTCGGAGACGATGACACCGCGAGAGCTCAGCGCCTTCCTCAGCGAATATCGCGCGCGTGTGAACAAGGTCGCCGCAGCCCATGGCGGCGTAGTCGACAAGTTTATCGGCGATGGCGCGCTCATCGTGTTCGGCCTGAATACCGATCTTGCTTCAGCATCAATCGAAGCCATTAGGTCAGGTCGCGAAGCATTGGCGGAGCTTGAGGCCTGGAACAGCCTGCGGGAGGCCCGCCAGCTCGAACCCGTGCGCGTGGTTGTTGCGATCCACGCCGGCGGAGTCATGGTTGGCGCCATCGGCGACGATAACCGGCTGGAGTTCAGCGTAATCGGCCCGCCGGTCAACGAAGCCTCGCGGATTGAATCTATCGCCAAAGAGCATGACGCCGCGATTGTCGTTTCCAAGACGGCACTTGATAGCGCAATCAACCAGATCGATGCCGCCGAATGGCGTTCGCTCGGCGAAATTACGCTACGAGGCAGTTCGTCGCCGACTTCGCTTTTCGCATTGAGATAG
- a CDS encoding efflux transporter outer membrane subunit, which produces MIRRTTRATLLPAGLVLGLAISGCASFSNTSGETSRLADTSLPPVPQRWAMARESVGTVHIGWIDAFDDPVLSALVVEAQANNRSLRATAAAVDRAYALLRQSRSQLYPSLDGTASAARSGPLEGGPTNTALTLGAQASWEVDVWGRVRSDVEAARQSARALEADYRFAQHSLAAAVARAYFITLEAGLQVGVAQDIVDALTEIDRIVRVRFANGYANAQDAALARTDLETARDSLLSAQLGERDAIRAFEVLLGRYPATELEFAATLPREPAPPEPGIPSQLLERRPDIIAAERRIASAIAGVDQAQAARLPQISLTGSLGGASNELSDLLDPVNVVWRLASNLLAPIFDGGRRQAQVDIATAAQEEAIANYADLALNAFSEVEGLLDAGQVLRQRRAALIASDRASDRALYIAQLRFDEGENELIDVLNIQQRVFGTRSSLVAIQRAVLTQYIDLSLALGGDWRTADAIAERE; this is translated from the coding sequence ATGATACGCCGGACGACACGCGCGACGCTTCTGCCGGCCGGACTGGTCCTCGGCCTGGCGATTTCGGGTTGCGCGAGCTTCAGCAATACGAGCGGCGAGACGAGCAGGTTGGCCGATACCAGCCTCCCGCCCGTCCCCCAGCGATGGGCGATGGCGCGGGAAAGCGTGGGCACCGTCCATATCGGCTGGATCGATGCGTTCGACGATCCGGTTCTTTCGGCGCTGGTCGTCGAAGCGCAGGCGAACAATCGCAGCCTGCGCGCCACAGCGGCCGCCGTCGACCGCGCCTATGCGCTGCTCCGCCAGTCCCGATCGCAGCTCTATCCTTCGCTTGACGGCACGGCGAGCGCCGCGCGCAGCGGCCCGCTTGAAGGTGGGCCGACAAACACGGCACTGACACTCGGCGCGCAGGCGAGTTGGGAAGTCGATGTCTGGGGCCGGGTGCGCTCCGATGTCGAGGCCGCCCGGCAAAGCGCCCGCGCACTGGAAGCCGATTATCGTTTTGCGCAACACTCCCTCGCCGCCGCCGTGGCGCGGGCCTATTTCATCACCCTGGAGGCCGGGCTGCAGGTCGGCGTTGCCCAAGACATTGTCGATGCTTTGACCGAAATAGACCGGATCGTCCGGGTCCGGTTCGCCAATGGCTATGCCAATGCGCAGGATGCCGCACTGGCGCGCACCGATCTGGAAACCGCCCGCGATTCGCTGCTTAGCGCACAACTTGGCGAGCGCGATGCGATCCGCGCATTCGAAGTGCTGCTTGGTCGTTACCCGGCGACCGAACTCGAATTTGCCGCCACGCTGCCGCGCGAGCCGGCGCCGCCCGAACCCGGCATTCCTTCGCAGTTGCTCGAACGCCGACCGGATATCATCGCCGCCGAACGCCGCATCGCATCGGCCATAGCCGGTGTCGATCAGGCGCAAGCCGCGCGGCTGCCCCAGATCAGCCTGACCGGCTCGCTCGGCGGCGCATCGAACGAGCTGTCCGATCTACTCGATCCGGTGAATGTCGTCTGGCGGCTCGCGTCCAACCTGCTGGCGCCGATTTTCGATGGCGGGCGGCGACAGGCGCAGGTCGATATCGCAACGGCCGCGCAGGAAGAGGCGATCGCCAACTATGCGGACCTAGCTCTCAACGCATTTTCCGAAGTCGAAGGTCTGCTCGATGCCGGCCAAGTCCTCCGCCAGCGCCGCGCGGCGCTCATCGCCTCCGACCGGGCGTCGGACCGCGCGCTCTATATCGCGCAGCTGCGGTTCGATGAGGGCGAGAATGAGTTGATCGACGTGCTGAACATCCAGCAGCGCGTTTTCGGCACGCGCAGCAGCCTCGTCGCGATCCAGCGCGCCGTACTGACCCAATATATCGATCTCAGCCTCGCCCTGGGCGGCGATTGGCGAACCGCCGATGCCATTGCCGAGCGCGAATAG
- a CDS encoding efflux RND transporter permease subunit, whose translation MGPAEFSIKNRLISFIVIIGVLVGGWIAYGNMPRFEDPEFTIREAVVITQYPGATPEEVANEVTEPLESAIQQMAEVEEVRSVSSDGLSRITVEVKYGDSTTRDALQLVWTKLRNRVRDAQGSLPPGAQESIVNDDFGDVYGIYYLITGDGYTPRELYEYARDLRTDLLAVDGVAKVAIQGQQQEAIYVEISRERASALGVSVDQVYNDLAQQNSVISAGDVRIGDRRVLIQPTGEVGSVAAIENIVVSTPEADTVIFLRDVATVRRDYVDPPTFLNRYNGEPAIGIGISNVSGANVVAMGEAIDAALAEAESRRPLGIEVHEYYHQGKVTDAAVQAFAINVVMALAIVLITLYFFMGLRSALIIGGVLVLTISATLATMYLSGIPMHRISLGALIIALGMLVDNAIVVTEGILVAIQQGRKKLDIAKEVVARSKWPLLGGTLVGIIAFGPIGFAPGSTAEFTGHLFWVVLISLLFSWVFAITAVPLLADMLFKEVDADAIEEQTEHRFMTRYKDFLRDVLGRPWLAVGAAVGLFLLSVAGFGFVKSGFFPASTTPQLVVDVWLPQGTDFERTFEDVTQLEEEVSAMEGVEGVNTLIGQGALRYMLVYPPESTNSSYGQLLLQVDYDRIGELVPAIQNHINDNYPDAQAKVWQFQLGPGGGSKIEAEFSGPDPAVLRQLSSEAEEIFATDGGLTAIKNDWRQRISVIEPIYSEARSRRLGISREDLANALRTNFSGRNVGVYREGDTLIPIVARAPIGERRDVQSIASVQIPSQVTGGTVPLIETVSGFETVWRDAILRRIDRVWTIRAQADPLPGELASVALERVRPAVENITLPPGYTLTWQGEYGSSTEANENLASTLPIGFLAMVLVVVLLFNALRQPLIIWLVVPLAIIGVVIGLLLTNSAMEFMAILGVLSLSGLLIKNAIVLVDQMDLEIGEGKPRFDAVIDSAASRVRPVAMGAITTVLGVMPLFGDAFFRSMAVVLVFGLSFATILTLVIVPVLYLLFFRIGTDETAAGDAT comes from the coding sequence ATGGGGCCGGCAGAATTTTCCATAAAGAACCGCCTGATCAGCTTCATCGTGATTATCGGCGTGCTGGTCGGCGGCTGGATAGCCTATGGCAATATGCCGCGCTTCGAGGACCCCGAGTTTACGATCCGCGAAGCCGTCGTCATCACCCAATATCCGGGGGCGACGCCCGAAGAGGTTGCGAATGAAGTCACCGAGCCGCTCGAAAGCGCCATCCAGCAGATGGCGGAAGTCGAAGAGGTCCGCTCGGTTTCGTCCGACGGGCTTTCGCGGATTACCGTCGAGGTCAAATATGGCGACTCAACCACGCGTGACGCTCTCCAGCTCGTATGGACCAAGCTCAGAAATCGTGTGCGCGATGCGCAGGGCTCGCTACCGCCTGGAGCCCAGGAATCCATCGTCAACGACGATTTCGGCGATGTCTACGGCATCTACTATCTGATCACTGGGGACGGCTATACGCCGCGCGAGCTCTATGAATATGCGCGCGACCTGCGCACCGATCTGCTGGCTGTCGACGGCGTTGCGAAGGTTGCGATCCAGGGCCAACAGCAGGAAGCCATCTATGTCGAGATATCGCGCGAGCGCGCCTCCGCGCTCGGCGTATCGGTCGACCAAGTCTATAACGATCTCGCGCAGCAAAACTCTGTTATCTCGGCCGGCGATGTGCGGATCGGCGACCGGCGTGTCCTGATCCAGCCGACCGGAGAGGTCGGCTCGGTCGCCGCTATCGAGAATATCGTCGTTTCCACGCCCGAAGCCGACACCGTAATCTTCCTGCGCGATGTGGCGACGGTCCGCCGCGACTATGTCGATCCGCCAACCTTCCTCAATCGCTATAATGGCGAGCCGGCCATCGGGATCGGCATATCCAATGTGTCGGGCGCCAATGTCGTCGCCATGGGCGAAGCCATCGACGCGGCGCTGGCCGAGGCCGAAAGCCGGCGTCCGCTCGGCATTGAAGTCCATGAATATTATCATCAGGGCAAGGTGACGGATGCCGCCGTTCAGGCCTTCGCGATCAATGTCGTAATGGCACTCGCGATCGTGCTGATCACGCTCTATTTCTTCATGGGTTTGCGCTCGGCCCTCATTATCGGCGGAGTTCTGGTGCTCACCATCTCGGCGACGCTCGCCACCATGTATCTCTCCGGAATCCCGATGCACCGGATTTCGCTGGGCGCACTGATCATCGCGCTCGGCATGCTTGTCGATAACGCTATCGTTGTGACCGAAGGGATTCTCGTCGCCATCCAGCAGGGAAGGAAGAAACTCGATATCGCCAAAGAGGTCGTCGCGCGGAGCAAATGGCCGCTGCTGGGCGGCACGCTGGTCGGGATTATCGCCTTCGGGCCGATCGGCTTCGCGCCCGGCTCCACGGCCGAATTTACCGGTCATCTCTTCTGGGTGGTTCTGATATCGCTGCTGTTCAGCTGGGTCTTCGCGATCACCGCCGTACCATTGCTCGCCGATATGCTGTTCAAGGAGGTGGATGCAGACGCGATCGAGGAGCAGACCGAGCATCGCTTCATGACGCGCTACAAGGATTTCCTGCGCGACGTACTGGGGCGGCCCTGGCTTGCGGTGGGCGCGGCTGTCGGACTGTTCCTGCTTTCGGTTGCCGGCTTCGGCTTCGTGAAATCCGGCTTTTTCCCGGCCTCGACGACGCCCCAACTTGTCGTCGATGTCTGGCTGCCGCAGGGAACCGATTTCGAGCGCACTTTCGAAGATGTGACGCAGCTGGAAGAAGAGGTCAGCGCGATGGAGGGCGTCGAGGGCGTGAATACGCTTATTGGCCAGGGCGCGCTGCGTTACATGCTCGTCTATCCGCCTGAAAGCACGAACTCGTCTTACGGCCAGCTGCTCTTGCAGGTCGATTATGACCGGATCGGAGAGCTGGTGCCGGCGATCCAAAACCATATCAACGATAATTATCCTGACGCGCAGGCCAAGGTCTGGCAATTCCAGCTGGGCCCGGGTGGCGGCTCCAAGATCGAAGCGGAGTTTTCCGGTCCCGATCCCGCCGTGTTGCGCCAGCTGTCATCGGAAGCCGAAGAGATTTTCGCCACTGACGGCGGATTGACCGCCATCAAGAACGACTGGCGGCAACGCATCAGCGTGATCGAGCCGATCTATTCGGAAGCACGAAGCCGGCGGCTGGGGATATCCCGCGAGGATCTGGCCAATGCCCTGCGCACCAATTTCTCGGGCCGCAATGTCGGCGTGTATCGCGAGGGTGACACGCTGATCCCCATCGTCGCCCGTGCGCCAATTGGCGAACGGCGGGACGTGCAAAGTATCGCGAGCGTCCAGATACCGAGCCAGGTGACCGGGGGAACGGTGCCGCTGATCGAAACGGTGAGTGGGTTCGAAACAGTCTGGCGCGATGCGATATTGCGCCGCATCGACCGGGTCTGGACGATCCGGGCGCAGGCTGACCCCTTGCCCGGCGAACTGGCATCGGTGGCGCTGGAAAGAGTGCGTCCGGCCGTTGAGAATATCACCCTGCCGCCGGGCTATACGCTTACATGGCAAGGCGAATATGGCAGCAGCACAGAGGCCAACGAAAATCTCGCCAGTACATTACCGATCGGCTTTCTCGCCATGGTGCTGGTTGTCGTGCTGCTCTTCAACGCCCTACGCCAGCCGCTCATCATCTGGCTGGTCGTCCCACTGGCGATTATCGGCGTCGTGATCGGCTTGCTGCTCACCAATTCGGCGATGGAGTTCATGGCCATTCTCGGCGTGCTGTCGCTCTCGGGCCTACTCATCAAGAACGCCATCGTTCTGGTAGACCAAATGGACTTGGAAATCGGCGAGGGCAAACCGCGTTTCGACGCCGTGATCGATTCAGCGGCGAGCCGCGTGCGTCCTGTCGCTATGGGCGCGATCACCACGGTGCTCGGCGTCATGCCGCTCTTCGGAGACGCCTTCTTCCGCTCCATGGCCGTCGTGCTGGTGTTCGGTCTCAGCTTCGCCACTATCCTCACTCTCGTCATCGTGCCCGTTCTGTATCTGCTGTTCTTCCGGATCGGCACGGACGAGACAGCGGCGGGAGACGCGACATGA